One Glutamicibacter mishrai genomic window carries:
- a CDS encoding ammonium transporter, translating into MEAADMAWLLAAFAMVLLMFPGLAMLYGGMLNGRNVLNMMLMVLSALAVTGVVYVVIGHGLVLGDSLGGAGIIGNPFEYTFFSDFMTDDEAGGTFWGAFYILFAAISVALVASGAAGRMKFGAWLVFVALWIILVYCPLGHWVFALDNPETGTVGGWMRNKLGFHDFAGGTAVHMNAGAAGLALAVVLGKRKMSPGRPHNLPLMLIGVGLIATGWMGFNGGTAGGANFMAQYVILTTLLALCGGMLGFITIERVRDGHATMLGLGTGAIAGMVGITPVADAVGPIGAIMVGFLAAAAAAWAITWKRRHQIDDSLDVFAVHGIAGITGSLFATFFANPKAPGEMAGIFFGGHFSELGHELIAIAATLVYSFAMTFAIAWVMNKISPIRVSEADEEAGLDNSIHAESAYDSRQL; encoded by the coding sequence ATGGAAGCCGCTGACATGGCTTGGCTCCTGGCGGCATTCGCCATGGTCCTGCTGATGTTCCCAGGACTGGCAATGCTCTACGGTGGCATGCTCAACGGACGCAATGTCCTGAACATGATGCTGATGGTGCTCAGCGCATTGGCAGTGACCGGCGTTGTCTACGTGGTCATCGGCCATGGACTGGTTCTAGGTGATTCGCTCGGGGGCGCAGGAATCATCGGGAATCCTTTCGAGTACACCTTCTTCTCCGACTTCATGACCGACGACGAGGCTGGCGGCACCTTCTGGGGCGCGTTCTACATCCTCTTCGCCGCCATCTCCGTAGCCCTGGTCGCTTCCGGCGCCGCCGGGAGAATGAAGTTCGGCGCCTGGCTGGTCTTCGTGGCCTTGTGGATCATCCTGGTCTACTGCCCTCTGGGACACTGGGTCTTCGCCCTTGATAACCCGGAGACCGGCACCGTCGGTGGCTGGATGCGCAACAAGCTCGGCTTCCACGACTTCGCCGGCGGCACCGCGGTGCACATGAACGCCGGTGCCGCAGGACTGGCGCTGGCAGTGGTCCTGGGCAAGCGCAAGATGAGCCCGGGACGTCCACACAACTTGCCGCTCATGCTGATCGGCGTGGGTCTGATCGCTACTGGCTGGATGGGCTTCAACGGCGGCACCGCCGGCGGGGCGAACTTCATGGCACAGTACGTCATTCTCACCACTTTGCTAGCCCTGTGTGGTGGCATGCTGGGGTTCATCACGATCGAACGTGTTCGTGATGGGCATGCCACCATGCTGGGTTTGGGTACCGGCGCCATTGCCGGAATGGTCGGTATCACCCCGGTGGCCGATGCGGTGGGGCCGATCGGTGCCATCATGGTGGGCTTCCTCGCCGCAGCAGCTGCCGCGTGGGCCATCACCTGGAAGCGCCGCCACCAGATTGATGACTCGCTGGACGTCTTCGCAGTGCACGGCATTGCCGGCATCACCGGCTCGCTGTTCGCGACCTTTTTCGCGAATCCGAAGGCGCCGGGCGAAATGGCTGGCATCTTCTTCGGCGGCCACTTCAGCGAGCTGGGACATGAGCTGATCGCGATTGCCGCCACCTTGGTATACAGCTTCGCCATGACCTTCGCTATCGCTTGGGTGATGAACAAGATCTCCCCAATCCGCGTCAGCGAGGCGGACGAAGAAGCCGGTTTGGATAACTCCATCCACGCTGAATCCGCCTATGACAGCCGTCAGCTCTAG
- a CDS encoding P-II family nitrogen regulator has protein sequence MKLITAVIKPIRLESICSELEKAGFSGVTATEVQGRGAQGGRTEYYRGQEFSVMFRNKIRLELLVSEPDLERALEIIVHTAKTGENGEIGDGKVWVTSLEQIIRVRTGETGEAAI, from the coding sequence ATGAAACTTATTACCGCAGTCATCAAGCCCATCCGGCTTGAATCCATCTGTTCCGAACTGGAAAAGGCCGGTTTCTCGGGCGTGACCGCTACCGAAGTCCAGGGCCGTGGCGCCCAGGGCGGGCGCACCGAGTACTACCGAGGCCAAGAATTCTCGGTGATGTTCCGGAACAAGATCCGTCTTGAACTGCTGGTCTCGGAACCTGATCTGGAACGTGCCCTGGAGATCATCGTCCACACCGCCAAGACCGGTGAAAACGGCGAGATCGGTGACGGGAAGGTCTGGGTCACCTCCTTGGAACAGATCATCCGAGTGCGTACCGGTGAAACCGGCGAAGCAGCCATCTAA
- a CDS encoding tyramine oxidase subunit B, whose translation MTTINFRYLSEQDMIAAGVTDIARCTDVMEEALILLRNGDYRMAGENGNSHGAMITFPQNPVHEGMPSDGPDRRFMAMPAYLGGRFGTTGVKWYGSNTENRAKGQPRSIHLFTLNDTDTGAPMAVMSANLLSAYRTGAVPGVGVKHLAKQDAKVAAVVGPGVIAKSVIDATLSLRPSIDTVTVKGRSAAGVESFAQYVRENFPQVTSVVAAETIEEAIKDADVIMATTSTDIKGSEAFPYFPTEAIKPGALLLLPAAARFDDDFIINDARLVLDARGLYDAWAEEYGTQAYQLLGIPGTHFHDLMREGKLSESKLEEIADVATGKIPARRNDEEIILYSVGGMPIEDVAWATDLYQSAEEKNIGQVLNLWDTPVLA comes from the coding sequence ATGACTACTATCAACTTCCGCTACCTCAGCGAACAGGACATGATCGCTGCAGGTGTCACCGACATCGCCCGTTGCACCGACGTGATGGAGGAAGCGCTGATCCTGCTGCGCAACGGTGATTACCGGATGGCCGGCGAAAACGGCAACTCGCACGGTGCAATGATCACCTTCCCGCAGAACCCGGTCCACGAGGGCATGCCCAGTGATGGACCAGACCGCCGCTTCATGGCGATGCCGGCCTACCTCGGCGGCCGCTTCGGGACGACCGGTGTGAAGTGGTACGGCTCGAACACCGAAAACCGCGCCAAGGGCCAGCCGCGCTCCATCCACCTGTTCACCTTGAATGACACCGACACCGGTGCGCCGATGGCCGTGATGAGCGCCAACCTGCTCAGCGCCTACCGCACCGGAGCTGTTCCGGGTGTGGGCGTGAAGCACCTGGCCAAGCAGGATGCCAAGGTTGCCGCCGTGGTAGGCCCTGGCGTGATTGCCAAGTCCGTTATCGACGCGACCCTGTCGCTGCGTCCGAGCATCGACACCGTGACCGTCAAGGGCCGTTCGGCTGCTGGCGTGGAGTCTTTCGCGCAATACGTCCGCGAGAACTTCCCTCAGGTGACCTCGGTGGTGGCTGCCGAAACCATTGAAGAAGCCATCAAGGATGCAGATGTCATCATGGCGACCACCAGCACCGACATCAAGGGCTCCGAGGCTTTCCCTTACTTCCCAACCGAGGCCATCAAGCCTGGCGCGCTGTTGCTGCTGCCTGCGGCTGCTCGTTTTGATGATGATTTCATCATCAATGATGCACGTCTGGTCCTCGACGCCCGTGGTCTGTATGACGCGTGGGCTGAGGAATATGGAACCCAGGCTTACCAGCTGCTGGGCATTCCAGGCACGCACTTCCACGATTTGATGCGTGAAGGCAAGCTGTCCGAATCCAAGCTGGAAGAAATCGCGGACGTTGCCACCGGCAAGATTCCAGCTCGCCGCAATGATGAGGAAATCATCCTCTACTCGGTGGGTGGCATGCCGATCGAAGACGTGGCCTGGGCTACCGATTTGTACCAGTCGGCCGAGGAGAAGAACATCGGCCAGGTACTGAATCTGTGGGATACCCCGGTCCTCGCCTAA